Proteins from one Streptomyces sp. NBC_00390 genomic window:
- a CDS encoding uridine kinase family protein encodes MSPVSSQPIPTRVVLLAGPSGSGKSSLAARTGLPVLRLDDFYKEGNDPTLPVVTGSTDIDWDSPRSWDADAAVAAIAELCRTGRTNVPVYDIATSSRVDQETLDISRTPLFVAEGIFAAEIVRRCQELGLLADALCLRGRPSTTFRRRLARDLREGRKSVPFLLRRGWRLMRAERGIVARQTQLGAHPCGKQEALGRLADAAAGRCVMARAPEPAA; translated from the coding sequence TTGTCTCCCGTGAGTTCCCAACCCATCCCGACCCGCGTCGTACTGCTCGCGGGCCCTTCCGGATCCGGAAAGTCCTCCCTCGCCGCCCGTACCGGCCTGCCGGTCCTGCGCCTGGACGACTTCTACAAAGAGGGCAACGACCCGACGCTTCCCGTGGTGACGGGCAGCACGGACATCGACTGGGACTCGCCACGGTCCTGGGACGCCGACGCGGCCGTCGCCGCGATAGCCGAGCTGTGCCGTACAGGACGCACGAACGTGCCCGTGTACGACATCGCCACCAGCTCCCGGGTGGACCAGGAGACGCTCGACATCTCCCGTACGCCCCTGTTCGTGGCCGAGGGCATCTTCGCCGCCGAGATCGTGCGGCGCTGCCAGGAACTGGGCCTGCTCGCCGACGCGCTCTGTCTGCGCGGCCGGCCGTCGACGACGTTCCGCCGCAGGCTGGCGCGGGATCTGCGTGAGGGCCGCAAGTCGGTGCCGTTCCTGCTGCGCCGCGGCTGGCGGCTGATGCGGGCGGAACGCGGCATCGTGGCGCGCCAGACACAGTTGGGCGCGCACCCCTGTGGCAAGCAGGAGGCACTGGGCCGGCTCGCGGACGCGGCGGCAGGACGCTGCGTCATGGCGCGGGCGCCCGAGCCCGCCGCGTAG